One region of Ornithorhynchus anatinus isolate Pmale09 chromosome X5, mOrnAna1.pri.v4, whole genome shotgun sequence genomic DNA includes:
- the LOC103168555 gene encoding zinc finger protein 202-like isoform X2, translated as MMPAALGPRIPGPRGPEGPPVLKVEEAGPPASPEPVPRRAPRVPERGPERGPERGPELCRLLFQGFRYEEAAGPRAALGRLRELCGRWLRPERRTKEQIVELLVLERFLSALPAHLQAWVRDRRPHSGDEAVALLEAAQPESGRPRQWVTTRVHGQEVLAEEGAPSEAAPLSPSLGLSGPPARGPAREEAAACGPDVEPREQPGLGLKEPGPLQDGAPLAPQEGSPRGQELAAELLRAGFQGLVTFKDVTMSISQEEWEQLDPDQVDFYGEYVPQENCDFVVSLGFSIPKPQIFSHEDVGEGFWLPDLQPSEESVIPRGFCAGAVGENEADVAAAQPRRAPGGPEGDVPGDSSSVLLAGAPDTQPLLGRPYGCPECGKRFRWQSDLARHHRSHTGERPYRCPRCPKSFGQNSHLRRHQRTHPPERAGEGQAGGRRSGWGLDPLRLPLRGRPPQRGPRRPVCGGPFPAGPLRLEHRRSGEQQGRSFPPPSPAPQLQHRRTPALAPTAESWPAPAREWGKSPLYSWGDRPSPGRPSGKRLEHDWPPAKPRQAAAAEKAYARPLCGPSFGPSVPVGSVPAGFAREGDPAHVRGMGVASVESGLC; from the exons ATGATGCCAGCGGCTCTGGGCCCCCGGATTCCgggtccccgggggccggagggtccCCCCGTGCTGAAGGTGGAGGAGGCCGGCCCCCCGGCCAGCCCGGAGCCGGTCCCGCGGCGGGCCCCGCGGGTTCCCGAGCGTGGTCCCGAGCGGGGCCCCGAGCGGGGCCCCGAGCTCTGCCGCCTGCTGTTCCAGGGCTTCCGCTACGAGGAGGCCGCGGGCCCGCGCGCGGCCCTGGGGCGTCTGCGGGAGCTGTGCGGCCGCTGGCTGCGGCCCGAGCGGCGCACCAAGGAGCAGATCGTGGAGCTGCTGGTGCTGGAGCGGTTCCTCAGCGCCCTGCCCGCCCACCTCCAGGCCTGGGTGCGCGACCGGCGGCCCCACAGCGGCGACGAGGCCGTGGCCCTGCTCGAGGCCGCCCAGCCGGAGTCCGGGAGGCCGAGGCAGTGG GTGACGACCCGGGTCCACGGACAGGAAGTGTtggcggaggagggggcgccCTCGGAGGCCGCCCCGCTGTCCCCGAGCCTGGGGCTGtcgggacccccggcccggggcccggccaggGAGGAGGCCGCTGCCTGTGGACCGGACGTGGAGCCGAGAGAGCAGCCGGGCCTCGGCCTCAAAGAGCCTGGGCCGCTACAGGACGGCG ctccacttGCTCCCCAGGAGGGGAGCCCTAGGGGCCAGGAGCTGGCAGCTGAACTCCTCCGAGCTGGGTTCCAG GGACTGGTGACATTCAAAGATGTAACCATGAGCATCTCCCAAGAAGAATGGGAACAGCTTGACCCCGACCAGGTGGACTTCTATGGAGAATACGTCCCTCAGGAGAACTGTGATTTCGTGGTCTCTTTGG GGTTCTCCATTCCCAAGCCCCAAATCTTCTCCCACGAGGACGTCGGGGAAGGATTTTGGCTTCCGGACCTCCAGCCCTCGGAGGAGAGCGTCATCCCTAGAGGATTCTGTGCAG GAGCCGTCGGCGAGAACGAGGCCGACGTGGCGGCCGCTCAGCCGCGCCGGGCACCAGGCGGCCCGGAGGGGGACGTCCCGGGGGACTCCAGCTCGGTTCTTCTCGCCGGGGCCCCGGACACCCAGCCCCTTCTGGGGAGACCCTATGGGTGCCCGGAGTGTGGCAAAAGGTTCCGTTGGCAGTCGGACCTGGCCAGGCACCACAGGAGCCACACCGGGGAGCGGCCCTACCGCTGCCCCCGCTGCCCCAAGAGCTTCGGCCAGAACTCGCACCTCCGGCGGCACCAGAGAACCCACCCCCCGGAGAGGGCCGGCGAGGGCCaggcgggtgggaggaggagcggctggggcctggaccccctccgcctcccgctgAGAGGCCGCCCGCCCCAgaggggcccccgccgccccgtctGCGGGGGGCCCTTCCCCGCGGGGCCTCTCCGCCTCGAGCACAGGAGGTCCGGGGAGCAGCAGGGGAGAAGCTTCCCGCCGCCGAGCCCGGCTCCCCAGCTGCAGCACCGGAGAACGCCGGCTCTCGCCCCCACCGCGGAGAGCTGGCCGGCCCCAGctcgggagtgggggaagagcccCCTCTACTCCTGGGGGGATcggccctccccgggccggccAAGCGGAAAGAGGCTCGAGCACGACTGGCCCCCGGCCAAGCCCCGGCAGGCCGCCGCGGCGGAGAAGGCCTACGCGCGGCCCCTCTGCGGGCCGAGCTTCGGCCCGAGCGTGCCCGTCGGCTCCGTCCCCGCTGGCTTCGCCCGGGAGGGGGACCCCGCCCACGTGAGGGGGATGGGCGTGGCGTCAGTGGAAAGCGGCCTCTGCTGA
- the LOC103168555 gene encoding zinc finger protein 202-like isoform X1, whose protein sequence is MMPAALGPRIPGPRGPEGPPVLKVEEAGPPASPEPVPRRAPRVPERGPERGPERGPELCRLLFQGFRYEEAAGPRAALGRLRELCGRWLRPERRTKEQIVELLVLERFLSALPAHLQAWVRDRRPHSGDEAVALLEAAQPESGRPRQWVTTRVHGQEVLAEEGAPSEAAPLSPSLGLSGPPARGPAREEAAACGPDVEPREQPGLGLKEPGPLQDGAPLAPQEGSPRGQELAAELLRAGFQGLVTFKDVTMSISQEEWEQLDPDQVDFYGEYVPQENCDFVVSLGFSIPKPQIFSHEDVGEGFWLPDLQPSEESVIPRGFCAGGKQGAVGENEADVAAAQPRRAPGGPEGDVPGDSSSVLLAGAPDTQPLLGRPYGCPECGKRFRWQSDLARHHRSHTGERPYRCPRCPKSFGQNSHLRRHQRTHPPERAGEGQAGGRRSGWGLDPLRLPLRGRPPQRGPRRPVCGGPFPAGPLRLEHRRSGEQQGRSFPPPSPAPQLQHRRTPALAPTAESWPAPAREWGKSPLYSWGDRPSPGRPSGKRLEHDWPPAKPRQAAAAEKAYARPLCGPSFGPSVPVGSVPAGFAREGDPAHVRGMGVASVESGLC, encoded by the exons ATGATGCCAGCGGCTCTGGGCCCCCGGATTCCgggtccccgggggccggagggtccCCCCGTGCTGAAGGTGGAGGAGGCCGGCCCCCCGGCCAGCCCGGAGCCGGTCCCGCGGCGGGCCCCGCGGGTTCCCGAGCGTGGTCCCGAGCGGGGCCCCGAGCGGGGCCCCGAGCTCTGCCGCCTGCTGTTCCAGGGCTTCCGCTACGAGGAGGCCGCGGGCCCGCGCGCGGCCCTGGGGCGTCTGCGGGAGCTGTGCGGCCGCTGGCTGCGGCCCGAGCGGCGCACCAAGGAGCAGATCGTGGAGCTGCTGGTGCTGGAGCGGTTCCTCAGCGCCCTGCCCGCCCACCTCCAGGCCTGGGTGCGCGACCGGCGGCCCCACAGCGGCGACGAGGCCGTGGCCCTGCTCGAGGCCGCCCAGCCGGAGTCCGGGAGGCCGAGGCAGTGG GTGACGACCCGGGTCCACGGACAGGAAGTGTtggcggaggagggggcgccCTCGGAGGCCGCCCCGCTGTCCCCGAGCCTGGGGCTGtcgggacccccggcccggggcccggccaggGAGGAGGCCGCTGCCTGTGGACCGGACGTGGAGCCGAGAGAGCAGCCGGGCCTCGGCCTCAAAGAGCCTGGGCCGCTACAGGACGGCG ctccacttGCTCCCCAGGAGGGGAGCCCTAGGGGCCAGGAGCTGGCAGCTGAACTCCTCCGAGCTGGGTTCCAG GGACTGGTGACATTCAAAGATGTAACCATGAGCATCTCCCAAGAAGAATGGGAACAGCTTGACCCCGACCAGGTGGACTTCTATGGAGAATACGTCCCTCAGGAGAACTGTGATTTCGTGGTCTCTTTGG GGTTCTCCATTCCCAAGCCCCAAATCTTCTCCCACGAGGACGTCGGGGAAGGATTTTGGCTTCCGGACCTCCAGCCCTCGGAGGAGAGCGTCATCCCTAGAGGATTCTGTGCAGGTGGGAAGCAAG GAGCCGTCGGCGAGAACGAGGCCGACGTGGCGGCCGCTCAGCCGCGCCGGGCACCAGGCGGCCCGGAGGGGGACGTCCCGGGGGACTCCAGCTCGGTTCTTCTCGCCGGGGCCCCGGACACCCAGCCCCTTCTGGGGAGACCCTATGGGTGCCCGGAGTGTGGCAAAAGGTTCCGTTGGCAGTCGGACCTGGCCAGGCACCACAGGAGCCACACCGGGGAGCGGCCCTACCGCTGCCCCCGCTGCCCCAAGAGCTTCGGCCAGAACTCGCACCTCCGGCGGCACCAGAGAACCCACCCCCCGGAGAGGGCCGGCGAGGGCCaggcgggtgggaggaggagcggctggggcctggaccccctccgcctcccgctgAGAGGCCGCCCGCCCCAgaggggcccccgccgccccgtctGCGGGGGGCCCTTCCCCGCGGGGCCTCTCCGCCTCGAGCACAGGAGGTCCGGGGAGCAGCAGGGGAGAAGCTTCCCGCCGCCGAGCCCGGCTCCCCAGCTGCAGCACCGGAGAACGCCGGCTCTCGCCCCCACCGCGGAGAGCTGGCCGGCCCCAGctcgggagtgggggaagagcccCCTCTACTCCTGGGGGGATcggccctccccgggccggccAAGCGGAAAGAGGCTCGAGCACGACTGGCCCCCGGCCAAGCCCCGGCAGGCCGCCGCGGCGGAGAAGGCCTACGCGCGGCCCCTCTGCGGGCCGAGCTTCGGCCCGAGCGTGCCCGTCGGCTCCGTCCCCGCTGGCTTCGCCCGGGAGGGGGACCCCGCCCACGTGAGGGGGATGGGCGTGGCGTCAGTGGAAAGCGGCCTCTGCTGA
- the MOG gene encoding myelin-oligodendrocyte glycoprotein, which produces MARDHGSPQPGCPTSLLLPLLLLLQRPVPSSGQFSVTGPTQPIVAFVGEDVELPCRLSPGKNASGMEVGWYRPPFSRVVHVYRGGKDQDGEQAPEFRGRTELVKEAIGEGRVALRLRHVRFSDEGGYTCLFRDHSYQEEAAVQLKVEDPFYWINPGMLFLIAVLPVLVLQVALGFGFLCLQRRLTGKLRAEIENLHRTFDRHFLRVPCWKITLFVVVPILGPLVAMILCYNWLQRRLAGQFLEELKYPF; this is translated from the exons ATGGCGCGTGACCACGGCTCCCCCCAGCCCGGTTGTCCcacgtccctcctcctccccctccttcttctgctTCAGCGACCCGTGCCAAGCTCAG GGCAGTTCTCGGTGACGGGGCCGACCCAGCCCATCGTGGCCTTCGTCGGGGAAGACGTCGAGCTGCCGTGCCGCCTGTCGCCGGGCAAGAACGCCTCGGGCATGGAGGTGGGCTGGTACCGCCCGCCCTTCTCCAGGGTGGTCCACGTGTACCGCGGCGGGAAGGATCAGGACGGGGAGCAGGCCCCGGAGTTCCGGGGGAGGACCGAGCTGGTTAAGGAGGCCATCGGCGAGGGCCGGGTGGCCCTGCGGCTCCGCCACGTGAGGTTCTCCGACGAGGGCGGCTACACCTGCTTGTTCCGGGACCACTCTTACCAGGAGGAGGCCGCGGTGCAGCTCAAGGTGGAAG ATCCCTTTTACTGGATCAACCCAGGAATGCTGTTCCTGATAGCGGTCCTGCCCGTCTTGGTGCTGCAGGTAGCCCTCGGATTCGGCTTCCTCTGCCTGCAGCGGAGGCTGACAG GGAAACTGCGAGCAGAGATCG AGAACTTGCACAgaacatttg ACCGCCATTTCCTGAGGGTGCCCTGCTGGAAGATAACTCTCTTCGTGGTCGTGCCCATCCTGGGGCCACTGGTGGCCATGATCCTCTGCTACAACTGGCTGCAGCGCAGACTGGCAG gtcAATTCctggaagagctca aataCCCCTTCTGA